One genomic window of Ctenopharyngodon idella isolate HZGC_01 chromosome 18, HZGC01, whole genome shotgun sequence includes the following:
- the c18h15orf39 gene encoding uncharacterized protein C15orf39 homolog isoform X1, producing the protein MSSKQGRSCIDPLVQSNMEGAVGTVVPVGLPKADSLPNYSHDKALPISRAYFPYSLSGQDTLDFPSPWGPSKTCVRNGPSPGIHSSATQGSITIPAVYRPDKAPFPVDASGGRCAVPQELVAKQRLAYYASSPRQHSPRAAGVISPVAVPKGHIGGSNAESCVGLAIPKPVYGHSPCCTERGCTAGHNYGMEHGPHRMSPRIYDDEWAAHFSHLAYLHKKGQEALTQQRVLQFEHGVEAIKDGRTEGYHGIGSNGPRRSLPLMEPSYTYNTARPFIGATPEYCQRTPIRAQMHTGLHYAYDPRTMAHRGVPSKVYQNHSHISKYTSMPPCPNVYYPQSHPEAYRTDPNAITDEHGQHHHMDQFHSPRADLMSPSCSVAPPHHPLISKYPTYHPYRVHLNSNQAPMHEQPHPPFPVHQSERPLDFSIRRVQTPDSPRELFRQSGTSGAFHPTPAHYRRLSNTTTLEHSEMSETGFLVGGSKEFPMKSSEEVFKNRHHVSDPPDKDVLAKRHREKLEMDMASKKQKIDSTHELSDDEPQSPSSPPMPVINKVFSLAPYKVYFEATGMMTSLGDSKSPKPQPEATQLKQEPEIENCDLEPNSGESDLRLKQEAQMSPANSDGPVEMADTVKIKKEKLDPDDVAYQSEMKVSITEEMNHQAHDSLVKKEQRESDTSMSGSLPCHVVVKNDFEEESNPPFGEKSKSSATWKTENAVKDDIESISFPTLSSTPPVPPPSTKFSLTKIPPHCLKLSNFKIIIPAVLKAPAATQPVEVPQSPVEDKPIMSSSKQARLQFMELHQSLCRLIYCCVTRTPCQELRDWLCQLDLQESGKAQKVSCLLGLKIRELWLKGEEMEVSLKKVVCQLQKYVENCDCPFPHVMRAGALFIPMLVVKEVLFPQVQGTFIDQVLQEHRVELRPTTLSEERQLTQLHRKAFSSKLRRLLSLKHLPDIYPDVLNLLYHANVCKFLDSTATDGVQKMPREKGTTVYVLSMEACFCHEIKKEQKPA; encoded by the coding sequence ATGAGCAGTAAGCAGGGACGAAGCTGCATCGACCCTCTAGTTCAAAGTAATATGGAAGGTGCCGTGGGCACCGTAGTCCCCGTGGGGCTCCCTAAAGCTGACAGCCTACCAAACTATTCCCATGACAAAGCTCTACCAATCAGCAGGGCTTACTTCCCTTACTCTCTCAGTGGACAAGATACTCTTGACTTTCCTTCCCCATGGGGCCCTTCAAAAACCTGCGTGAGAAATGGGCCGAGCCCAGGGATTCATTCATCGGCCACCCAGGGGTCAATCACAATTCCAGCCGTTTACAGGCCTGATAAAGCGCCTTTCCCTGTGGATGCCAGTGGTGGCCGCTGTGCTGTACCGCAAGAGTTGGTAGCGAAGCAAAGATTGGCCTATTATGCCAGCAGTCCCAGACAGCACAGTCCCAGAGCAGCTGGGGTCATCTCACCAGTGGCAGTTCCCAAGGGTCACATTGGAGGGTCAAATGCAGAAAGCTGTGTTGGGCTGGCTATTCCAAAACCGGTATATGGTCATAGCCCCTGCTGCACTGAGCGTGGATGCACCGCAGGGCATAACTATGGCATGGAACATGGGCCTCATAGGATGTCCCCTCGCATATATGATGACGAATGGGCTGCTCATTTCAGCCATCTTGCTTACCTGCATAAAAAGGGCCAGGAGGCACTGACGCAACAGAGGGTTTTGCAGTTTGAGCATGGTGTGGAGGCTATAAAGGACGGAAGGACAGAGGGCTACCATGGTATTGGCTCAAACGGGCCCAGGAGGTCTCTTCCTTTAATGGAACCGAGCTATACTTACAACACTGCGCGTCCATTTATTGGTGCCACACCAGAGTACTGCCAGCGTACCCCAATTCGTGCACAGATGCACACTGGTCTTCACTATGCTTATGACCCAAGGACTATGGCACACCGTGGAGTTCCTTCAAAGGTATATCAGAACCATTCTCACATATCTAAATACACATCAATGCCTCCATGTCCCAATGTCTATTACCCTCAGAGTCACCCTGAGGCTTACCGAACCGACCCCAATGCTATCACAGACGAGCATGGTCAACATCATCATATGGATCAGTTCCATTCTCCTCGAGCTGACTTGATGTCACCATCCTGCTCTGTTGCTCCCCCACACCATCCACTGATCTCAAAATATCCTACTTATCATCCTTATAGGGTGCATTTAAATAGTAACCAAGCACCCATGCATGAGCAGCCACATCCCCCTTTCCCAGTGCATCAATCAGAGCGACCACTTGATTTTTCTATACGAAGGGTTCAGACACCCGACTCCCCTCGGGAGCTTTTTAGACAGTCTGGAACTTCTGGGGCTTTCCATCCTACTCCAGCCCACTACAGACGTCTCAGTAACACCACTACCCTTGAACACTCAGAGATGTCTGAAACTGGGTTTCTTGTTGGCGGCTCCAAAGAATTTCCCATGAAGTCCTCTGAAGAGGTATTTAAGAACAGGCATCATGTTTCAGATCCACCTGACAAAGATGTATTAGCTAAAAGGCACAGAGAGAAACTTGAAATGGACATGGCCAGTAAAAAGCAAAAGATTGACTCAACCCATGAGTTGTCAGATGATGAGCCTCAGTCACCGTCCTCCCCACCAATGCCAgttattaataaagtttttagCTTGGCTCCTTATAAAGTCTATTTCGAAGCTACAGGCATGATGACTTCACTAGGAGATTCAAAAAGTCCAAAGCCACAGCCTGAGGCAACACAGCTTAAACAAGAGCCAGAAATTGAAAACTGTGATCTAGAACCAAATTCAGGTGAAAGTGACCTCAGGTTGAAACAAGAAGCCCAAATGTCTCCAGCTAACAGTGATGGTCCAGTTGAAATGGCAGATACtgtaaagataaaaaaagagaaattggATCCAGATGACGTAGCTTATCAGTCGGAAATGAAAGTGAGCATTACTGAGGAGATGAATCATCAGGCACATGATTCTTTGGTCAAAAAAGAGCAAAGGGAGTCAGACACAAGTATGTCTGGCTCTCTTCCTTGTCATGTTGTAGTGAAAAATGACTTTGAAGAAGAAAGCAATCCACCCTTTGGAGAAAAGTCTAAATCTTCAGCCACATGGAAGACTGAGAATGCTGTGAAAGATGACATAGAGTCCATTTCATTTCCTACATTGTCCTCAACACCTCCAGTGCCGCCTCCGTCAACTAAATTTTCTCTCACTAAAATCCCACCTCATTGCCTTAAATTGTCAAATTTTAAGATAATCATCCCTGCAGTCCTAAAAGCTCCAGCAGCAACACAACCTGTTGAGGTTCCTCAGTCTCCAGTGGAAGACAAGCCAATTATGAGCAGCAGCAAACAAGCCCGTCTTCAGTTTATGGAGCTTCACCAGTCCCTCTGTAGACTCATATACTGCTGTGTTACTCGAACGCCATGTCAGGAGCTCAGGGACTGGTTATGCCAACTGGACCTTCAAGAGTCAGGCAAAGCTCAGAAAGTGTCTTGTCTCTTGGGGTTGAAAATTAGGGAATTATGGCTGAAAGGTGAGGAAATGGAGGTGTCTCTTAAAAAGGTGGTCTGCCAGCTTCAGAAGTACGTCGAAAACTGCGACTGTCCCTTTCCTCATGTCATGAGGGCTGGTGCGTTGTTCATTCCCATGTTGGTGGTCAAAGAGGTGCTGTTTCCTCAGGTTCAAGGCACATTCATAGACCAGGTCCTGCAAGAGCATCGGGTTGAGCTCAGGCCCACCACCCTCTCAGAGGAGAGGCAGCTGACTCAACTCCACAGAAAGGCTTTCTCTTCGAAACTCCGGAGACTTCTGTCCCTTAAACATCTGCCAGATATATACCCTGATGTCCTCAACCTTCTCTACCATGCCAACGTCTGCAAGTTCCTTG